From the genome of Malus domestica chromosome 04, GDT2T_hap1, one region includes:
- the LOC103429298 gene encoding uncharacterized protein yields the protein MADSASKTLEDQPPNQSSNPQMDTKTVEEEEEKSQQEEVKSENASKAEGEAAAEDEEEEEEAGECGFCLFMKGGGCKESFTAWEECIEEAEKNKEDIVEKCFEITSVLKECMMAHSDYYEPILKAEKAAEAEAVKELEKEKAAESSEQRNAAVASENSQQHSGSSGKQDALPG from the coding sequence ATGGCCGATTCAGCTTCTAAAACCCTAGAAGACCAACCTCCAAATCAGTCCTCAAACCCCCAAATGGATACGAAAACcgtagaagaagaagaggagaagtCCCAGCAAGAAGAAGTGAAATCGGAAAACGCGTCAAAAGCAGAAGGGGAAGCGGCGgcggaggatgaggaagaggaggaggaggcgggAGAGTGTGGGTTCTGCTTGTTCATGAAAGGCGGCGGGTGCAAAGAGAGCTTCACGGCGTGGGAAGAATGCATCGAAGAGGCTGAGAAGAACAAGGAGGATATTGTGGAGAAATGCTTCGAGATCACTTCGGTTTTGAAGGAATGTATGATGGCTCACTCCGATTACTACGAGCCCATACTCAAGGCCGAGAAGGCGGCCGAGGCAGAGGCTGTTAAGGAATTGGAGAAGGAAAAGGCTGCTGAGAGCTCCGAACAACGAAATGCCGCCGTCGCCTCGGAGAATTCCCAGCAGCATTCCGGTTCTAGCGGCAAGCAAGACGCATTGCCCGGTTAG
- the LOC103425187 gene encoding adenosylhomocysteinase-like has translation MKDRLVGVSEETTTGVKRLYQMQASDALLFPAINVNNSVTKSKFDNLYGCRHSLPDGLMRATDVMIAGKVSVVCGYGDVGKGCAAALKQAGSRVVVTEIDPICALQALMESLQVLPLEDVVSEADIFVTTAGNKDIIMVDPLLDFILEVMPWRFQNIHLRPPQEPQLVSGPESPKARPTMMLFITDTTSPPPPFSPATTSTPSDFSADVRLTFEKAMRYNPQGHEVYNYANQLRSRFEELFQPLIDKHGDEFRSEKGF, from the coding sequence ATGAAGGACAGGTTGGTCGGAGTCTCGGAGGAGACCACCACCGGCGTCAAGAGATTGTATCAGATGCAGGCCAGCGACGCTCTCTTGTTCCCCGCCATCAATGTCAACAACTCTGTTACCAAGAGCAAGTTTGACAACTTGTACGGATGCCGTCACTCTCTCCCCGATGGTTTGATGAGAGCCACTGATGTTATGATTGCCGGAAAGGTTTCAGTTGTCTGTGGATACGGAGATGTCGGAAAGGGTTGTGCTGCTGCCCTCAAGCAAGCTGGATCTCGCGTGGTTGTGACTGAGATTGATCCAATCTGTGCCCTCCAGGCTCTTATGGAAAGCCTTCAGGTTCTTCCCCTTGAAGATGTTGTCTCTGAGGCCGATATCTTTGTTACCACCGCCGGTAACAAGGACATCATCATGGTTGATCCACTGCTAGATTTCATTCTCGAGGTCATGCCATGGCGTTTTCAGAACATCCATCTTCGGCCGCCTCAAGAACCGCAGCTCGTTTCAGGCCCCGAAAGCCCTAAAGCCAGGCCCACCATGATGCTATTTATCACCGACACCACCAGTCCACCTCCGCCATTCTCGCCAGCAACGACCTCAACGCCTTCTGATTTCTCAGCTGATGTACGATTGACTTTCGAGAAGGCCATGCGGTACAATCCCCAAGGCCACGAGGTGTATAATTATGCCAATCAGCTTCGTTCGAGGTTTGAGGAGTTGTTTCAGCCTCTGATTGACAAACACGGAGATGAATTCCGGTCCGAAAAAGGGTTCTGA